In Marasmius oreades isolate 03SP1 chromosome 3, whole genome shotgun sequence, a single window of DNA contains:
- the DPM1 gene encoding dolichol-P-mannose synthesis (BUSCO:EOG09264272; CAZy:GT2_Glycos_transf), with protein sequence MQGQFASNDTHKYSVILPTYNERKNLPIIIWLLAKMFEENKLEWEVIVVDDASPDGTQEVAKQLASVYGEYKIVLKPRSGKLGLGTAYIHGLNFCSGDFVIIMDADFSHHPKFIPQFIRLQKAHNLDIVTGTRYRSTSKPYLTDATPGGVHGWDLKRKLISRGANFLAMTVLNPGVSDLTGSFRLYRVSVLRHIITVTQSKGYVFQMEMMVRAKALGYTVGEVPITFVDRLFGESKLGADEVVSYAKGVWQLFTGV encoded by the exons ATGCAAGGTCAATTCGCTTCCAACGATACCCACAAATACTCTGTCATCCTTCCGACCTACAACGAGCGGAAGAATCTACCCATAATCATTTGGCTTCTTGCCAAAATGTTTGAAGAAAA CAAGCTGGAATGGGAGGTCATCGTCGTTGATGATGCAAGTCCCGACGGAACACAAGAGGTAGCAAAACAGCTGGCTTCTGTTTATGGGGAATATAAAATT GTCTTGAAGCCGCGGTCCGGGAAGCTGGGGCTGGG GACAGCATATATCCATGGCCTGAATTTTTGTTCTGGTGACTTTGTTATCATTATGGACGCGGATTTCTCGCATCAT CCCAAATTCATACCGCAATTTATCCG CCTTCAAAAGGCCCACAATCTTGATATTGTGACCGGCACACGGTACCGATCCACGTCCAAACCTTACCTTACTGATGCGACGCCAGGAGGCGTTCATGGCTGGGATTTGAAGCGGAAGTTAATATCTCGAGGTGCTAACTTCTTGGCTATGACCGTCCTGAATCCTGGCGTCAGCGATTTGACGGGAAGTTTCCG GCTATATCGAGTCTCTGTTCTTCGACACATCATAACGGTAACTCAATCGAAAGGTTATGTTTTTCAAATGGAAATGATGGTTCGAGCGAAGGCTTTGGGCTATACTGTTGGGGAGGTTCCCATCACCTTTGTGGACAGATTGTTCGGTGAGAGTAAATTGGGTGCAGACGAAGTGGTTTCATATGCAAAGGGTGTATGGCAACTTTTTACTGGCGTGTAA